In one window of Candidatus Scalindua sp. DNA:
- the purQ gene encoding phosphoribosylformylglycinamidine synthase I has translation MRDKACDELKPKVVIIRTAGTNCDYETRYALERVGASVDMIHINQLVKEKELLELYQMVVLPGGFTYGDDIAAGKVLANQLRYHLLDDLLRFVDEGKLIVGICNGFQVLVKMGLLPGVNGSASSQEPRGQAFTLTYNDSSKFEDRWVYVKAFSNKSVFIEKDTILYIPVAHAEGKFIGRSEEALELLFRSGQIVFKYVDKEGNESGYPWNPNGSLANIAGVCDPTGRILGIMPHPERYIEPTQHPRWTREGLKDEGDGMVIFRKAVDYMREKSWKEKRVINR, from the coding sequence ATGAGAGATAAAGCTTGTGACGAACTGAAACCAAAAGTTGTTATTATTCGTACCGCAGGGACGAACTGTGATTATGAGACGAGATATGCACTTGAAAGAGTTGGTGCCAGCGTTGACATGATACACATTAATCAGTTGGTGAAGGAAAAAGAGCTTCTGGAGCTGTATCAAATGGTAGTTTTACCGGGCGGATTTACCTACGGCGATGATATTGCGGCAGGAAAGGTTCTGGCAAATCAACTCCGCTATCATTTGCTGGATGATCTTCTCCGGTTTGTTGATGAGGGGAAACTGATAGTGGGGATTTGTAATGGTTTTCAGGTTCTCGTAAAGATGGGCCTGTTGCCGGGAGTGAACGGCTCTGCCTCTTCTCAGGAACCTCGGGGACAGGCATTTACATTAACATATAACGATTCCAGCAAATTTGAAGATAGGTGGGTTTATGTGAAGGCTTTTTCAAATAAATCTGTTTTTATTGAAAAAGATACGATATTATATATCCCGGTGGCGCATGCAGAGGGAAAGTTTATTGGAAGGAGTGAGGAGGCACTTGAATTGCTTTTCCGATCGGGGCAGATAGTCTTCAAGTATGTTGATAAAGAGGGCAATGAATCTGGGTATCCCTGGAATCCCAATGGTTCACTAGCTAATATTGCAGGGGTGTGTGATCCAACTGGCCGCATCCTTGGGATCATGCCGCACCCTGAACGCTATATTGAACCGACCCAGCATCCACGATGGACGCGTGAGGGTTTAAAAGATGAGGGGGATGGTATGGTAATTTTTCGAAAGGCGGTTGATTATATGAGGGAGAAATCGTGGAAGGAAAAGAGAGTAATAAACAGGTAA
- the nuoE gene encoding NADH-quinone oxidoreductase subunit NuoE, whose protein sequence is MEGKESNKQVIDMSCVRDIVSKFADRDDPNLISVLQQAQDEYGYLPKSVLKEISSVMDIPLTRIFGVVTFYSQFTLTPRGRHSIKVCSGTACHVKGAEGVKQKLRDELQINEGETTPDYQFTLETVACIGTCFLAPVMMVDERYYGKLTADKTSDIVGTYSNKKLGSE, encoded by the coding sequence GTGGAAGGAAAAGAGAGTAATAAACAGGTAATAGACATGAGTTGTGTGAGAGACATTGTCTCAAAATTTGCAGACAGAGACGATCCAAACCTCATATCTGTATTGCAGCAGGCACAGGATGAATATGGATATTTACCAAAATCTGTGTTGAAGGAGATTTCATCTGTAATGGATATTCCATTAACCAGGATATTTGGTGTGGTCACTTTTTATTCCCAGTTCACTCTAACACCCCGGGGAAGGCATTCTATAAAGGTATGCAGCGGCACTGCCTGTCATGTAAAGGGTGCGGAAGGTGTGAAGCAAAAGCTCAGAGATGAATTACAGATAAATGAGGGAGAAACAACCCCGGATTACCAATTTACCCTGGAAACAGTAGCATGTATAGGGACTTGTTTTCTTGCGCCGGTAATGATGGTGGATGAGAGATATTACGGGAAATTGACAGCAGATAAAACGTCTGATATTGTAGGCACATATTCAAATAAAAAACTTGGGAGTGAATAA
- the nuoF gene encoding NADH-quinone oxidoreductase subunit NuoF, whose protein sequence is MLKSLKSNDDLVAMKEACEEKFKSDKVRVYVCMTGCRALGAEEVYGEFQKQVKTQGLEDKVEVVETGCQGLCAKAPVMTIDPPGIFYGRVSVDSVPEIISSTILKGEVINKLCYAESGKKIPYMKDIPFYNRQQKVVLRNCGVIDPKNVEHYIARKGYEGLARALFHLPPEGIIKEIENSGLRGRGGGGFPTGTKWGFVRKAKSDIKYIVCNADEGDPGAFMDRAILEGDPHAVVEGMITAAFAIGANKGFVYVRAEYPIAVDHLEFAIHQARQLNLLGDNILGSGFNFDLEIKKGAGAFVCGEETALIASIEGKRGMPRPRPPFPAISGLWQKPTNINNVETFANVPLIMQHGSEWYKQFGTKNGSGTKIFALAGNVKNTGLVEVPMGTTLREIVFDIGGGIPGRRQFKAAQMGGPSGGCVPAEHLDLPIDYESVKEVGAIMGSGGLIVMDEKTSMVEIARYFMEFVQEESCGKCGPCRIGTKRMLEVLTRLVAGNGCREDIEDLTKMAHVTKNASLCGLGQTAPNPVLSTIRFFLKEFEELIP, encoded by the coding sequence ATGCTGAAGAGCTTGAAATCTAATGATGACCTCGTTGCCATGAAGGAGGCATGTGAAGAAAAGTTTAAGTCTGATAAGGTAAGGGTATACGTCTGCATGACGGGGTGCCGTGCACTTGGTGCTGAAGAGGTATACGGTGAATTTCAAAAACAGGTAAAGACGCAGGGCCTGGAAGATAAAGTTGAAGTTGTAGAGACCGGTTGCCAGGGTTTGTGTGCAAAGGCGCCCGTTATGACGATAGATCCGCCGGGAATTTTCTATGGAAGGGTGTCCGTAGATAGTGTTCCTGAAATAATATCAAGTACAATTTTGAAGGGTGAGGTCATTAATAAGCTTTGTTATGCTGAGTCTGGTAAGAAGATTCCGTATATGAAAGATATCCCCTTTTATAACAGGCAACAGAAGGTTGTTCTCAGAAACTGTGGGGTTATTGATCCAAAAAATGTGGAGCACTATATAGCCAGAAAAGGGTACGAAGGTCTGGCAAGGGCTCTTTTCCACCTTCCGCCTGAGGGAATTATCAAGGAAATTGAGAACTCCGGGCTCAGGGGGCGGGGAGGTGGTGGTTTTCCGACCGGGACCAAGTGGGGGTTTGTTCGAAAAGCAAAGAGTGATATAAAATATATTGTATGCAATGCGGATGAAGGAGATCCGGGTGCCTTTATGGACAGAGCGATATTGGAAGGCGATCCACATGCAGTTGTTGAGGGGATGATCACGGCCGCTTTTGCTATTGGCGCCAACAAAGGTTTTGTGTATGTAAGGGCTGAATATCCGATTGCGGTTGATCATCTTGAGTTCGCTATTCATCAGGCAAGGCAACTCAACTTGCTTGGTGATAATATCCTGGGATCTGGCTTTAATTTCGATCTGGAGATAAAAAAGGGTGCAGGTGCCTTTGTGTGCGGTGAGGAGACAGCTTTGATCGCTTCCATTGAGGGCAAGAGAGGAATGCCGCGTCCTCGTCCACCTTTTCCTGCAATCTCGGGTTTATGGCAGAAGCCTACCAATATAAACAATGTGGAGACATTTGCCAACGTTCCCTTGATAATGCAACATGGTTCGGAATGGTATAAGCAATTCGGCACGAAAAATGGTTCCGGCACAAAAATATTTGCACTGGCGGGGAATGTAAAGAATACCGGATTGGTAGAAGTTCCCATGGGAACAACTCTCAGGGAGATTGTCTTCGATATTGGGGGTGGCATACCGGGACGTCGCCAGTTTAAGGCTGCTCAGATGGGAGGACCCTCAGGAGGCTGTGTTCCTGCCGAGCATCTGGATCTGCCAATTGACTATGAGTCAGTAAAAGAGGTTGGTGCGATTATGGGATCCGGCGGACTTATAGTCATGGATGAGAAGACATCGATGGTTGAGATTGCAAGGTATTTTATGGAATTTGTTCAAGAAGAGTCTTGTGGGAAATGCGGTCCCTGCAGGATTGGTACGAAAAGGATGCTGGAAGTGTTGACAAGACTCGTTGCTGGTAATGGCTGCAGGGAGGATATTGAGGATTTGACAAAGATGGCACATGTCACGAAAAATGCCTCTTTGTGCGGACTTGGGCAGACAGCTCCAAACCCCGTATTGTCAACAATCAGGTTTTTTCTGAAAGAATTTGAAGAGCTTATTCCATGA
- a CDS encoding DHHA1 domain-containing protein, giving the protein MKWVFSPLSNDLRDEIARSLRISPIVSHILINRGVTDVGAAKMFLRPQLSFLRDPALLPDIEKSAKRIIEAITNGEKITVYGDYDVDGISATALMVQCLEVLSELTANQKSPPCRQEKSEISYYIPDRLEEGYGLNMKAIEMLGRTGTKVIITVDCGSNSFAEAEVAKKNGIDLIVTDHHEPSYPECSQPYTAGSVTEKSSNPQGNGVVGSRKQHNSSAFSVINPKLLTSSYPFRELSGVGVAFMLAWALGKRYSNTDKVVSKFKEFLMNAMSFVALGTIADVVPLKNENRILAKYGLNALHYAKQPGINALKEVAGLKDRPIDSHHVGFCLGPRINAAGRIGNAKKGVELLTAGSAESAKEIAQYLENENRKRKKIQNDILASAKNKIMNEMDVESETVIIVADDNWHPGVIGIVASRLVGEYYKPVILISTEDEVGHGSARSIPDFHLYDALVRCENSFSDRKLLISFGGHSQAAGLRILKKNIPEFKKRLYDVSSEYLNGENLIPTLHIDLEIELSALSKAVLHELGRLSPHGEGNPVPVFAARGVSIVGQVRRFGVQGQHSNFYVRQGDTTCRAVAFGLGMRCEMFQKSNAKCSIAFVLKDPAQTNGRTVQNFSFRNGAYKEQFELEVKDISP; this is encoded by the coding sequence ATGAAATGGGTTTTTTCTCCCCTGAGTAATGATCTTCGAGATGAGATTGCTCGTTCTCTCCGTATCTCACCGATAGTATCTCATATCCTGATTAACCGGGGGGTAACAGATGTTGGCGCTGCAAAAATGTTTTTAAGACCTCAACTCTCTTTTCTTCGTGACCCTGCACTCCTGCCGGATATTGAAAAATCGGCCAAAAGGATTATTGAAGCCATAACCAATGGAGAAAAGATTACGGTTTATGGTGACTATGATGTTGATGGCATATCCGCAACTGCCTTAATGGTGCAGTGCCTTGAAGTTCTTTCAGAACTGACTGCAAACCAGAAATCCCCGCCTTGCCGGCAGGAGAAATCCGAAATCAGCTACTATATCCCCGATCGCCTGGAGGAGGGGTATGGGTTGAATATGAAGGCAATTGAAATGCTGGGGAGGACCGGAACAAAGGTGATTATTACGGTTGATTGCGGGAGTAACTCATTTGCGGAAGCTGAGGTTGCGAAGAAGAATGGAATAGATCTTATTGTGACTGATCATCATGAGCCGAGCTATCCAGAGTGTTCTCAGCCGTATACGGCAGGGAGCGTTACGGAAAAGTCTTCAAATCCACAGGGTAATGGAGTGGTCGGAAGCCGGAAACAACACAACTCAAGTGCCTTTAGTGTGATTAACCCAAAGTTGTTGACGTCATCTTATCCTTTCAGGGAACTGTCGGGAGTCGGGGTTGCTTTTATGCTTGCCTGGGCGCTTGGCAAAAGGTATTCAAATACTGACAAAGTTGTGAGTAAATTTAAAGAGTTTCTTATGAATGCAATGAGTTTTGTAGCGTTAGGTACTATTGCTGATGTAGTTCCGTTAAAAAATGAAAACAGGATATTAGCAAAATATGGTCTCAATGCACTGCACTATGCGAAACAACCCGGGATTAATGCATTGAAGGAAGTTGCGGGATTGAAGGATAGACCAATTGATTCTCACCACGTTGGTTTCTGTCTGGGACCAAGAATCAATGCGGCGGGTAGGATCGGGAACGCAAAAAAGGGTGTTGAATTGCTAACGGCAGGGAGTGCAGAAAGCGCAAAAGAGATTGCTCAGTACCTGGAAAATGAAAACAGGAAGAGGAAAAAAATTCAAAATGATATTTTGGCATCGGCAAAAAATAAAATTATGAATGAAATGGATGTTGAATCCGAGACAGTAATCATCGTTGCTGATGATAACTGGCATCCGGGTGTAATCGGAATTGTGGCTTCGCGACTTGTGGGAGAATATTATAAACCCGTTATACTTATTTCAACTGAAGACGAAGTGGGGCATGGTTCAGCACGCTCCATTCCTGATTTTCATCTATACGATGCCCTTGTAAGGTGTGAGAACTCTTTTTCTGACAGGAAGCTGTTGATATCGTTTGGAGGGCATTCGCAGGCTGCCGGCTTGAGGATTTTAAAGAAAAACATCCCGGAATTCAAGAAAAGGCTTTATGACGTTTCATCCGAATATCTAAATGGTGAAAATTTGATACCGACACTTCATATAGATCTTGAGATTGAGTTATCTGCACTTTCAAAAGCGGTTTTACATGAGCTGGGCCGATTATCTCCCCATGGTGAAGGGAATCCTGTCCCCGTTTTTGCTGCCAGAGGTGTAAGCATTGTGGGACAAGTGCGTCGTTTTGGTGTTCAGGGCCAGCATAGTAATTTTTATGTACGCCAGGGTGATACGACATGCAGGGCGGTTGCATTTGGTCTGGGGATGAGATGCGAAATGTTTCAAAAGAGTAATGCGAAATGCTCTATTGCCTTTGTCCTGAAAGATCCTGCTCAGACAAATGGAAGAACCGTTCAAAATTTCAGTTTCCGCAACGGGGCATACAAAGAGCAATTCGAGCTAGAGGTAAAGGATATTTCTCCTTGA